The Thermoflexus hugenholtzii JAD2 genomic interval AGCTCACCACCACCACGTGGGAGGGAAGCGGCCCTTGTTCCTCCAAGATCCGCGTGTGGTCAAGGACTTCATGATACAGTTTCTCGGGCACATCGCCGGCGATCACCGTGACATCCACCTGGCCGGCCTTTAAAGCCTCCCAGCACTGGCCGTAGCCCCCGGCGAACAGCACCTGGCCGAAGAACGCCTTGGGATCCACCTCCTGTCCCTCCGCCGGTTCGGGGAGGAGGCCCCGCTCGATCAACCGGGCCATAGGCCCGATGTAGCCGGAGGTGGAGATCGGGCTGGGGAAGCACGCCCGCTTCCCCTTGAGCTCCGCTAAGGATTGATAAGGGCTGTCCTGGGGGACCACCCAGTAGGAGTAATAATACGTGGCCTCGGTCTTCTGAGCGCCGTGGAACACCTCTCGCACCTCCGCCAGGACCACCTGGGCGCCGGCGCGCTCGACGGCGAGCAGGCCCGCGAAGGGCCCCATGAAGGCCACGTGGGCCTGACCGAACCGCAGGGCCTCCACCACCCCGGCCTGGCTCAGCGGGACATAGATCTCCACATCCACATCCGGGCCCAGCCGCTGCTCCAGATCCTGCTCCAGCGGACGAGCCTGCTCCAGCATCTCGGAGACGGCAAAGGTCGGTTGCACCGCCACCACCAGCCGCGTCCGGGCCGCCGGCCGCGGTGCGCAGGCCATCAGGAACAGGCCGATCAGCCATGCCCATCGAAGCGCTGTCCGCATGTTATTTACCCCCCCCCAGAATGGGATGACCAGCGAAACTTTACCCCGCATCCCATCCCGCTGTCAATAGAAAAGGGTTTATCAACGAATTTTCAGGATTATTTTCACGCAAAATAACCTGGGTTAACCTCCGGACAGAGGGGGTCGGGTTTCCTGGACGGAGGGTGCAGGATATGATGTAGGGAAATCGATGCGCAGGTATTCCGGAAGCCGATTGAGGGACGAATGGGCCCATCCGCGGAGGCCTCGAGGGATCGCGGGGGGATCGCCCGTCAGGTCGTGCGGGGATCAGCCTACAGCGTGGCGGCCTCCCTGGCCACCATGTCCCTGGGGTTCCTCCGGACCTTGTTGCTCTTGCGCTTCCTGGGGCCGGAGGCTTTCGGGGTGATGGGGATGGCCATGGTCTACGCCGCCGCGGCCCTCCAGCTGGTGGACTGGGGGCTGGACCAGGGGGTGTTGCACCGGCAGGCGCGGGATCGGCCCACGCTGGCGACCTATGGATGGCTCCGGATGGGCACGGTGGCGACGGCGGCGCTGGCCCTCTTCCTCGCCGCCCCGATCCTGGGCGCCCTCTACCCTCGGATGCCGGAGCTGCCCGCGGTCCTGCGGGGGATGAGCCTGGTGGTGCTGCTCCAGGGCCTCTCTTTCATCCAGGAGACGATGATGAGCCGGGACATGCGGTTCGACCGGCGGGCGCTGGTGGATGTGGCGGCCGCGGCAACGATGACCGTGGTGGCCCCCTACCTGGCCTGGCGGGGATGGGGCGTCTGGGCGCTGGTGGCTGAACAGGCCAGCGGCATCGGGGTGCGGGCGTTGCTCACCTGGGGGCCCCTCCGGATGTGGCGCCCGCACCGGGGCTGGGATCCAGAGATCGCCCGCTGGTTTGTGCGGTTCGGCGGGCCCCTCTGGCTCTCCGGGAACATTCAATTCCTGCTGGAGCGCTTCGATGACTTCTGGGTGGGCACCGCGTTAGGGCAGGAGGCGCTGGGGTTGTATGCCCGGGCCTTTGAGTTCGCCCAATATCCGAGGCGGGTGGTGGCTGGCCCCCTGGTCCTGGTGCTCACCCCGGCCTTCGCGCGCCTCCAGGGCGATCGCCGTCGGCTCTCCCAGGCCTTTTACCGCGGCGCGTATGTGTTGCTGCGAGCCAGCCTGCTGCTCAGCGGGGCGATGGCCATCGCGTTGCCCGAGCTGTTGCAGCTGCTGAACCCCCGGTGGCTGCCGATGGTGCGGACCTTCCGCCTGATGCTGGTGTATGCGATGCTGGAGGGATGGGTGGCCCTGGCCGGCGGGCTGCTGGTGGCCACGGGGCATCCGGCGGCGATGGGTCGCATGGCCCTCGCCCGCCTGGCCTTCTTCCTGCCGGGCGTGGTGGTCGGGGCGTGGGCCGGAGGGATCGACGGCGTGGCCCTCGCCGCCGACGGCATGATGGCGCTAAGCGCCCTCATGCTCCACCGCCCCCTCCGGGAAACCGTGGACTTCTCCATATGGCCCCTGATGGGTGGGCCTTTGTTGGCATGGGCAAGCGCCGGCGGCATTGGATTGCTCATCGAAGCGTTATCGGTCCCTTCCTCGCCGCTGGTGCGCATGCTTTTAAAGGGCATGCTCTTTATCGGGATCTACGTCGGATGGCTGCTGGCCTTCGAGAAAGGAACATGGCGTGAGGCGGCCTCGTGGATACTGATGACCCGACAGCGTTCAGCGGGTCTTCTCCAACGCCCGCCTCAGCACCCGGATTAAGGGGAAAGACATATGAATAAAAGGTTGAGGCGATCTCATGTTTTTGATCTCATTATCATGACCGTGGTCCTGACCTTCTGGGTTGGCCGATGGATCTGGCTGATGATCGACATCCATCGTGGGAGGCCGGACCGGTTGATGGATTTCGCGACTTACTATGTGGCCGCCCGGGCGCTGTGGGAGGGAAAGGATCTCTATCAGATAGACGGGAGCCAGTGGTTCGCCTTAGGCAAGGAAAGCGGCATCCCCACTGCGCTGGGGATCTATGTATATCCGCCTCTGTTCGCCCTTCTGATGACCCTTCTTGCGTGGCTGCCGTTTTCGGCGGCAGCGATGGTCTGGGGCGCGATTACCTGGGCCTCATTCTTGGGGAGCGCATATTTGTTCGCCCGCTGGGTCCGGTTGCCTACATGGCCCTTCCTTCTCTGCGCTCTCTTGTTTCTCCCCGTGAGCGTGACGATGAACTACGGGCAGTCCAATGGGATCCTGCTCTTCCTGATCCTTCTCGCATGGCTCTCCTTACACGCTCCCTCCGCATGGACCCAAGGCTGGGGCGCAGTGGCGCTCTCCATCGCGATTTGGGTCAAAATGTGGCCGGCGCTGCTGGGCCTCTACTTTTGTCTGAGCCGAAAATTTCTTCGACCGCTGCTCTGGACTGGGATCGCGTTTTTGGGGCTGGGGGGGCTTCAGGCGCTGATCCTGGGCTCTGAGCGCTGGATGCGTTTCCTGCGCGTCGGCTTCCCAGATTTGCTACGCCTGCTGATGTTGCAGCCTCCCCATAATCCCCTCTGGCGCTCGTTCAGCGGCCCCTTGTTCGATTCAGCTCGTCCCCACACAATGCCCCTTGCCGCACTTCCCTTCGTCCTGCTGGTGACATGGCTGCTCCTCCGCAGGTCTCACCTCGGCTCCGCCTACGACCTAAGCCTCGTCCTGAGCCCCATCCCCCTCATTGCTCGCTTCCAGGAATATCATCATCTCGTCCTGTTGCTGATCCCTCTCTGGACCTTGATCGCGGAGGGAGCCAAGGGAACACTCCCCAGGCTTTCGTGGGTGTTGGCCATGGGAGGAGGAATGATCGTGAACGCCCACTGGATCCTCGGATGGTTGGTCGTCCGGCGGGGCTTGGGAATAGGGGCCCCTCTTTACACATCCTATACCCTCCCCTTGTTGGGAACCTTCCTGATCTGGATGGCGCTCACGTGGTCCCGCCTCGCACGGCAGATGGAGGCACCTATCATAAAGAGGATCCGTGATGAAGCCGATGCGCCCGCGTCTGGCGATGGTGAGTGAGGAGATCCGAGGAGATCTGATCGAGCCGCTGCGGTGGGTGACCCGGGTGGAGCTCCTTCACTTCTACCGTCACGCTTCCTATGGGGACCTGGATCCGGAGGCGCTGGCGGATCCCTCCTTGCGCCGCTACCGGGGTCCGGCGGACCTGCTTCGGGCCCTGGCCCGGGCCCGCCCGGACCTCCTGCAGGGGGTGGACCCCTTCGCGCTGCGCCTGATGCCCATCCTGTATACGGTCTTCGCCGTCTCCCGGATCCTCGGACGCCCCCTCCTCCTGGTGACCCTGGAGAACCGTCCCCTCCCGATCAAATACGGCCAGGGCGCTCGCCTCCTGCGTCCGCTGCTGCGCCCGGTCTTCCGATGGGCCCGCCGCATCGTGGTGCTCAACGAGGGTGCCCGCGCCAACGTGCGGTGGATCGGTCCTTTCGAAGGGAAGACCGAGCGGCGCATGTATGGGACATGGGGCGTGGACCTCGAGCGGTTCACCCCGGAGCGCGATGGTCGGGAGCCCGATTTCGGCCCCGGTCCGGTCCTCCTCTTCGTGGGGCGGCTGGTGGAGGAGAAAGGGGTGCGGGATCTGATGCAGGCCTTTCCCCGGGTTCGCGCCCGCTTCCCCCAGGCCGGCTTAGTGCTGATCGGGGGCGGCCCCCTGCGGGCGGAGCTGGAGGCCCTGAGCCGGCGCCCGCCGTGGGCCGGCGCGGTGCGCATGCTGGGCCCGGTGCGACATCAGGAGCTCCCCCCTTATTTCCGGGCAGCCGACCTCGTGATCAGCCCCTCTCGGACCACCCGCAAGTGGGCGGAGCAGGTAGGGATGGTCAACCTGCAGGCGATGGCCTGCGGGGTGCCGGTCATCACCACCCGCAGCGGGGCGATCCCGGAGTATGTCCCTGATGGAGTGGCCGGTCGGCTGGTCCCGGAGGGGGATCCGGAGGCCCTGGCCGACGCGATCCTCGCTTTGCTGGAAGACGACGCGTTGCGGCATCGTCTGGGTCGCCAGGGACGGACCTACGCCCTGGCCCATTACGACGCGCGCCAACACGTCGCCGCCGCGGAGGCGCTATGGCTGGCGCTGGCCTCTCCCGAAGCGATGCCCTGAAAGCAGAGCGCCGGCGGGAGCAAGGCCTCCTGCTCCTCTTCGCCCTGTGCGTGCTCACCTTCGTCGCCTCCATCCCGCTGCCCCGGGCCGATGGCCATCTCATCGGCTCCGATGGGGCTTTCTATTACGCTTACCTCCCCTCGCTCCTTCTGGACGGCGATCTGGACTTCCGGAACCAGTATGAGCGGTCGTTGCCCCCCGATCATCCGGCCCGCTCCCGGATCAGCCCCACCGGGATCGTCCCCAACCCGTATCCGATGGGCCCTGCCCTCCTCTGGAGCCCCTTCTTTCTCGTCGCCCACGGCCTGACGCAGGCGCTGCGCGCTGGAGGGACGTCGCTGCCCGCCGACGGCTACGGCCCGCTCTATGAGGGGGTGACGCTGCTCGCCAGCATGTTGTATGGCTTTATGGCCCTTTGGATGCTGTATCGCCTCGCCGCCCGCTGGTTCGATCCCTCCGCGGCATGGGCCGCAGTGGTTCTCCTGTGGTTTGCCGGCAACGCGGTCTACTACATGGTCGCCGAGCCGTCCATGGCGCACATGACGGCCATGTTCGCCGCCGCGCTCTTTTTCCGCTGCTGGCTGATCGCCCGGGCGCGGGATCGCGGGGGAGACTGGCTCGGGCTGGGGGCGGCGGGGGGACTGATGCTCCTGGTGCGCCCGGCGGACGCGATCTTCCTCATTGGCCCCTTCGTGGACCGTCTCCTCGGGCGGCCGCTCCGGGAGGCGCTGCGCGGGCTCCCGGCGCGCGCCCTCGCCTTCGCCGGGGCCGCCATCCTGGTCTTCCTTCCCCAGGCCCTGGCATGGGGATGGATGTATGGAGATCTGCGGCAGAGCAGCTATCTTTACGGGGCGACGGAGCCGCTGTTCCGCTGGACCTCGCCGCGCATGCTGGAGGTCTTGTTCTCCAGCTGGCACGGCCTCTTCACCTGGCATCCCATCTACGCCTTCGCCGTGCTGGGGCTGGCGTGGGCCGCGCGGCGGGATCGCCCCCTGGCCCTCGCGCTGGCCGCCGGCTTCCTCGCCCAGGTCTACCTGATCGGGGCCTGGCGCGACTGGACCCAGGGGGACGCCTTCGGGGGGCGGATGTTCCTGAGCGCGATGCCCGCCTTCGTGTTCGGGCTCTCGGCCTTGCTGGAGGCCCTGCGGCGCCGCGGTTGGCTTCGGCCAGCGCTGGCGATTGGGCTGCTCCTCATCCTCTGGAATGGCCTGTTCATGGTGCAGTATCGCTTCGGCTTCATCCCGATGTCCGCCTCTCTGACCTTCCGCCAGCTGGTGATCGAGAAGTTCCTCCTCCCCCTGGAGCTCCTGCGGCGTCTGCGCTGAGGCGGCCTACGCCAGCTCGAACTCCATCGTGACCTCCCAGCTCTCCCCCGGCGAGAGCGCCAGATCCCAGAGGGCGGTCAGGCTGGTCCCCTCGTAGACCCGCTCGAAGCCCGCCTCAGAGTTGGAGACGGCCTCCACGGGGAACTGCCACCAGCGGGCCGGCCGATCCAGGCGGATCAGGATCCGCCCCCACCATTCGTTCACGATGGCCAGCTCGTCTGCCTCGGGGAGCTCCTCGAGGGTGGCGAAGGGCCGCAGCTCCCCATCCGGCCACACCGTGTAGGCCTTGTCGCTGTCCCCGCCGGACATCCCCCAGTTGATCTCCACGCCGAAGCGGGCGCGGATGGCGGAAAGGCCCCGGGGCGTCGCCCGATAGGTGACGCGGAGGAGCGGCCGGTCGGGGAGGACCTCCAGGGTCTTCTCCAGGCGCAACGGCCTCGCCCCCCCCGGCTCCCACACGTGGCCGTCCCGGCGCAGAACGATGCGAGGGACGGGTTCCGTCTCCAGGGCGATCCGCTCGTAGGGCTGGTTCACGAAGTCTCCCCACTCCGCATGCTGCGCGCGGTAGAAGTCCATCAGGGAAGTCTCCGGGGCCACCACGTGATCGATCAGCCCGGTCCGCCGATACCAGTCCACGATCAGGCGCTCCTCCAGGCCGTATTCCTTCACCCGAACCCGATGGGTGTGAATGCTTTCCAGACGGCCCTCCTCTCCGGTTCGGACGATCTCCCCCCGGGCGGCCGCCTCCAGGAGCACCTGATGGTAGCCCTCGCGATGCCGGGTCATCCCGTTGAGCAGGTTCAGGGCGGCGTCCCGCCGGTCCCACTCCAGCAGCTGTCCGCCCAGATGAGGGCTGATCAGCAACCACTGGTGGGGCGTGCCGATCACCACCTCCTCCCGGGTGTCGGCGTCGAAATCCACCGGCTCCACATACGCCCAGGGACCCGGCCCGTAACGGACCTCATCGGCGATGGCCTCGGCGGTGATCAGATGCTGATAGTTGGCCTCCCGGATGTGGAACAGGTAGATCCCTCCGAACACCCCGTGCCAGTAGGGGCAGTTGCACTGACCCGCCCAGACATGATCGAGGGCCTCCGCCCGCCGCTCTGGGTCCGGGATGCGGTGGGCCTTCCGGCTGACCCAGAGCATCTTCTTGTGCATCTGGTTGACTTCGGGATATTTGGCCAGGAAGACCCGCCAGAACCCGCCCCGGATGAAGCGCAGCAGATCGTCGCGCCCCTCCGCCTGCAGCTGATGCTTAAGGGCGGTGAGGGCGGCGGAGGCTTCGGGGGGCAGGGCCCATTCGGTCATCTCATCGTAAGAGGCGGTGGGCAGATAGACCCGGCCCAAGGGAGGGAAGCGGGCGGCGTATTCGCCCGGCGGGATGGGGATCAGCCAGTCGGCGTTCTCCTCCAGAGCGGTGAAGAACTCTTCGATCCATCCCCGATCCCAGCAATGGATATCGGTCCCCGGCCAGAGCCCGAATTTCTCCCCATCGTCCCCCATCACGGCGACGCGGGGCGGGGCGCCAGGGGGCAGGGGCCGCTCCGCCTGCTCCCGCAGCCAGGCGATCACCTCCCGAACCGGCGCCCAGGGGATGGTGTAGCGCAGGTGTTTGGAGGTGCCGAAGATCTTGAGGGGGAAGCCCAGCTCCTCCGTGATGTAATATCCGAACAGATCGTCATCGCTCAGCCCCACCCATTTGAAGTGGGTGTCATCCACAATGGTGTAGGCGATGCCGGCCTGGGCCAGAGCGCGAGGAAGGTGGGGCTCCCAGACCCGCTCCGCCAGCCAGAACCCGGTGGGCTCCGCCCCGAAATCGGCCCGCACGGATTCGATGTGCTTGCGGATCTGCCCCTCTTTGTCTTCATCGGGGATCACCGCCAGGATCGGCTCGTAATAGGCCCCGGCCATGATCTCCACCTGCCCCCGGGCCACCAGGCGACGGATCCGGAGAAGGAGCTCCGGCCGGTGCTCCTGCAGCCAGTCTCGCAGCGGGCCAGTGTAATGCAGGGCCACCCGGACCCCTGGGTGGCGCTCCAGGGCGGCGATCATAGGCTCATACGCCCGGCGATAGGCCTCCTCGAACACCCAGTCGAAGTTCCCCACCGGTTGGTGGTTGTGGAACGCCAGCGCAAGGTAGATCGTCCCCATTGTGTATCCCTCCGCCGTCGGGACGGGCTCCCCGCTCCAGGGCCCGACGCCGCTGCCTCCGCCCCCGCCGCACAGTCCCGGAAAGCCCTATCCCGATCGGAATGAGATGGATAAAGCGCTTTACTAAATGCGATAGATTAAATCCGGCGGGGATGTTTGGCAAAGGGGGTGGGGAAGCTTCACAGGGGGGCGATGACCCCGACGGTGGTCCCGCTGGGGAGGTGGAGGTCGGGGAAGTCCTCGGGGGTGACGTCGCCGGCGATGATGCAGTTGCGGCCGATGCGGGCGTTCGGGGGGATGATCGCGTTCTTGCCCACCAGGGTCAGCCCGGAGGAGAGGTCCCCCAGGCGGTTGGGGCTGTAATCCATCCCGTAGCCCAGGTGGGCCTCGGCGCCCACCACCACGTTCTTGTCCACAATGCAGCGGTCTACCACCGCCCCGGGCTCGATGACCGTGTCGGTCATGATCACCGAGTAGCGGACCACGGCGCCGCGTTTGACCCGCACGCCCGGGGAGAGGACGCTGTATTCCACCGTGCCCTCAATGATACAGCCGTCGGAGATCAGGCTGTGGGCGACGTGGGCGCCGGTGCGGATGTTGACCGGCGGCCGCTCCTCGCTGCGGGTGTGGATCACCCATTCCCGATCGTGGAGATCCAAGGGTGGGTTGTCCGCCAGCAAATCCATGTGGGCCTCCCAGTAGGCCTGCACGGTCCCCACGTCCACCCAGTAGCCGCTGAACCGATAAGCGTAAACCCGGTAGGCCTCGATCATGCGGGGGATGATGTCCTTGCCGAAGTCGTGGGTGCTCTCCGGGTTGCGGGCGTCCTCCGTGAGCACCTCGCGCAGCACCTCCGGCCGGAAGACGTAGATCCCCATGGAAGCCAGGGTGCTCCGGGGACGGATGGGTTTCTCCTCGAAACGGATCACCCGTCCCTCCTCATCGGTCTCCAGGATGCCGAAGCGGGAGGCCTCCTCCAGAGGCACGGGGAGGACGGCGATGGTGAGATCGGCGTTCTTCTCCGTGTGGAGGCGGAGCATGGGGTTGTAGTTCATCTTGTAAACGTGGTCGCCGGCCAGGATCAACACGTGGGTGGGCCGGTGGTGCTCGATGAAATCCAGGTTCTGATAGATCGCGTCCGCCGTCCCCTGATACCAGTCGGAGTCCGCCCGCCCCAGATAGGGGGTGAGGATCCAGACCCCGCGATGGAACCCGTTGAGATCCCATGGGGCGCCGCTGCCGATGTGCTCGTGGAGGGAGCGGGGTCGGAACTGGGTGCAGACACCCACCAGGTAGATGCCAGAGTTCACGCAATTGGAGAGGGTGAAATCGATGATGCGGTATTTTCCGGCGAACGGAACCGCGGGCTTGGCCCGCTTCTGGGTGAGAATGCTCAGGCGGGTGCCCTTGCCCCCCGCCAGGATCATCGCCACCGTGCGCATCCCCTATCCCCTTGATCCGAATCCTGACCGGAGTCCGCCGCGATCTCCCCGCTCGCGACGCGAGGCAACCGCTTCATCTGCAGCCCGGAGCGACCTGCTCCCTCCTGCCCAACAAACCTCCCTGGCATTAGGGATTATGCCACGCGAGCGCCCGCCGGTAAAGGTCCTCGTAGGCCCGGGCGGAGGCGGACCAGGAGAAATCCCGATTCATGGCCCGCCGCTGGGCTGCCCGCCAAGCCGGGCGATCCGCGTAAAGAGCCAGGGCGCGGTCCACCGCGGTGAGGAAGGCCTCCACCGAGAACGGCGAGAACACGAAGCCCGTGCCGGCTTCTTGATCGATGTCCAGGACGGTGTCGGCCAAGCCGCCCACCGCGTGGACCAGGGGGAGGGCGCCGTAGCGCATGGCGATCATCTGGCCCAGGCCGCAGGGCTCGAACTTCGAGGGCATCAGGAACACATCCGCGCCGCCGTAGAGCAGGCGGGCCAGACGCTCGTCGTGGGCCAGCCGCACCCCGGCCTGTCCGGGGAATCGATCGGGCCACGCCGCGAGGGCCGCCTCATATTCCGGCATCCCGGTCCCCAGGACCGCCATCTGGATCCCACGGGCGAACAGGGCCTCGGCGGCCTCCAGGAGCAAGGGGAGGCCCTTCTGTTCGATCAGACGCCCGATGAAAGCGAAGAGCGCGGTCTCCTCCCGCACGGGCAAACCGAAGGCCTCCTGGGCGGCCCGTTTGTTCTCCATCCGCCGCTCCAGGGTCTCCGCGTCGAACCGAGCGGCCAGGGCCGGATCCGTGCGGGGATCCCAGGCCTCCGGGTCCAGGCCGTTCAGGATGCCGACCAAGCGATCAGCCCGTCGCCGGAGCAGGGGCTCCAGGCCGAAGCCGAACTCGGGGGTGAGGATCTCCCGGGCGTAGCGGGGGCTCACGGTGTTGACCGCGTCGGCGTGGGCGATGCCCCGGGCCAGCCAGTTGATGTGGCCGGGCGGCTCCACCTCCAGCCGATCCACATGTTCGGAGATCCCTCCGAAGGCCAGCAGGGCATCCCCGGTGATCCCCTGATACGCCATGTTGTGGATGGTGAAGACCGTAGCGATGGGGCGGTAGAAGCGATCCCGTCGGCCGACGGTGGCCAGCCAGAGGAACAGGAACCCGGTGTGCCAGTCGTTGCCGTGGAGGATCTCCGGCTGCCAGTCGAGGTGGCGCAGCAGGGCCAGGGCCGCCCGGCAGAAGAAGATGAACCGCTGGGGATCATCCGGGTATCCATACACCCGGTCCCGGCCGAAATATCCCTCATCCCAGAGGAAGTATGTGGGGACTCCTGTGGTCTCACTCACCTCGACCTCGACCACCCGGATCTCCCCGGCGAGGCCCAGGGGGACCGGGAGGGGGGGGCGCAGGGGACGAAGGTCGTAAGCGGATCCCGGGATGGCCCGGTAGCGAGGGAGGACCACCCGGACGTCGTGGCCCATCGCCCGCAACGCCCGGGGAAGTCCATATCCGACATCGGCCAGCCCGCCGACTTTGATGAAGGGAGCCGCCTCCGCGATCACGTACAGGATGCGCATGTCGGCCTCCCGGCGCGCGAGCGGGAGAAGCCCGCGAAGGAGGGTTCTGTCGCTTTCATTATGCCACAAGCCATAAGCGGATCCGCGGGCTTCCGCTCCGTTCGACCGCGGTAGGGCTGAACGCAGCTCCCTGCCCGGAGCGCTGGAAAACCCTGTCCCCTCCCCTCTGGGCGGGAAACGTCCCAGGCCGATCGATTTGGACGGATTCAGCGCTTGAAATAGAATAAAAAGCAACCGTCAAGACCCCGCCCTCGCCACCATCGCCGCCCATCGGATCCGGACCGAAGGGGGTTCCCGATGCGCGTGGTTTTCCCATTTACGGCGATCGTCGACCAGGAACGGATGAAGCGGGCCCTGGTGCTCTGCGCCATCTATCCCCAGATCGGCGGGGTGCTGATCCGGGGGGAGCGGGGCACTGCCAAGTCCACCGCCGCCCGCGCCCTGGCCGCCCTCCTGCCTGAGATCGACGTGGTCGCGGATTGCCCTTTCTCCTGCGACCCGCACCAGCCTGCCGCCTGGTGCACCCTCTGCCGGGAGCGGGTGGAGCGCGGCGAGACCCTCCCGGTGGCTCGGCGCAAAACCCGCTTCGTGGACCTGCCGGTGAGCGCCACGGAGGATCGCGTGGTGGGCACCCTGGACATCGAGCGGGCGATTCAGAAGGGGGAGCGCCGCTTCGAGCCCGGGGTGCTGGCCATGGCCAACCGGGGCCTGCTGTATGTCGATGAGGTAAACCTGTTGGACGATCACATCGTGGACGTGCTGCTGGACGCGGCGGCGATGGGGGTGAATATCGTCGAGCGGGAGGGCATCTCCTTCCAACATCCGGCTCGCTTCATCCTGGTGGGCACGATGAACCCTGAGGAGGGAGACCTGCGGCCCCAGCTGCTGGACCGCTTCGCTCTGTGCGTGAACGTGGAGGGAGTGCGGGATCCCGCCCAGCGGGCGGAGATCCTACGGCGCAACCTCGCCTTTGAGCAGGACCCCGAGGGGTTCCGGGCGGAGTGGGAGCCTTACGAGCGGCAGCTTTCGGAGGAGATCGCCGCCGCCCGGGAGCAGCTCCCCCATGTGGTGCACACCCCGCGGGATCTGCTGCTGATCGCCGGGCTGGTCTCCAGCCTGGGAGTGGACGGCCATCGGGCGGATCTGGTGATCCTCAAGACAGCACGGGCCCATGCCGCCTTCAAGGGCCGGGATCAGATCACCGAGGAGGACATCCTGCTGGCGGCCGAGCTGGCGTTGCCCCATCGCCTCAAGCGCCGGCCCTTCGACGAGGATGGGCACCTCACTCTGGAGCAGCTGGCCGAGCGCATGGAGCAGGTCCGGCGCCAGATCGAAGGCAACGCCCCCTCTCAGCCCGCCTCCTCCCCGGAGGGAGGAACCCCAAAAAAAGCGCAACGCATCGACGGGGAGCTTCGTGATCTAAGCCGACCCATGGGGGAGGAATCCGCGCCGTTGCAGCGCCAGACGGTCACGCGTCAGGAAGGCGTGTGGTGGGAGGGAGGGAAGCCGGTCCCGATTGGGGAGACGTTTCGGGTGAAGCGCCTGGACACGCCGAAGGATCGGCGGGAGCGACGAGTCGGAGGCCGTCGCAGCGTCACCCGCTCCGCCCGCAAGCGGGGCCGTTACATCTGGGCGCGCCCCTCTCCGGGCCAGGCGGATGATCTGGCCTTTGATGCCACCTTCCGGGCGGCTGCCCCCCACCAGATCGAGCGGGATCGTTCCCAAACTGCTCTGGCCATCCATCCGGAGGACTACCATCGCAAGGTGCGGGTCCGCCGGGCCGCCAACCTGATCCTGTTCGTGGTGGACGCTTCGTGGAGCATGGCGGTGGCGGAGCGGATGGAGGCCACCAAGGGGGCGATCCTCTCCCTGTTGACGGATGCCTATCAACGGCGGGATCGGGTGGGGCTGATCGTTTTTCAGAAGGATCGGGCTCGTCTGGTGCTGCCGCCCACCTCCAGCGTGGACCTGGCCAAGAAGGCGCTGGAGGACATCCCGGTGGGGGGCAAGACGCCGCTGTCGGCGGGCCTGCTTCTGGCGTATGAGGTGCTCTGCCGGGAGATGCTCCTGCGCCCGGAGGTGCGTCCGCTGATGATCTTGCTGACCGATGGGGCGGGGAACGTCTCCATGAGCGAGCTGCCGCCGCAGGAGGAGGCTCATCGCATTGCCGATCTCTTCCGGGAGCGGGGAATCCCGTGCGTGGTCATCAACATGGAGCACGCGGCCTTCGATCAGGGCCTCGCCCAGGCCCTGGCCGATCACCT includes:
- a CDS encoding phosphate/phosphite/phosphonate ABC transporter substrate-binding protein produces the protein MRTALRWAWLIGLFLMACAPRPAARTRLVVAVQPTFAVSEMLEQARPLEQDLEQRLGPDVDVEIYVPLSQAGVVEALRFGQAHVAFMGPFAGLLAVERAGAQVVLAEVREVFHGAQKTEATYYYSYWVVPQDSPYQSLAELKGKRACFPSPISTSGYIGPMARLIERGLLPEPAEGQEVDPKAFFGQVLFAGGYGQCWEALKAGQVDVTVIAGDVPEKLYHEVLDHTRILEEQGPLPSHVVVVSSALSEPLRTRVVEALMGLGAPEHRSLMRRFISGLFVGFQKTDAQTHLGALRAYLQRTHIAFSERVEVGKGGGK
- a CDS encoding oligosaccharide flippase family protein, whose amino-acid sequence is MGPSAEASRDRGGIARQVVRGSAYSVAASLATMSLGFLRTLLLLRFLGPEAFGVMGMAMVYAAAALQLVDWGLDQGVLHRQARDRPTLATYGWLRMGTVATAALALFLAAPILGALYPRMPELPAVLRGMSLVVLLQGLSFIQETMMSRDMRFDRRALVDVAAAATMTVVAPYLAWRGWGVWALVAEQASGIGVRALLTWGPLRMWRPHRGWDPEIARWFVRFGGPLWLSGNIQFLLERFDDFWVGTALGQEALGLYARAFEFAQYPRRVVAGPLVLVLTPAFARLQGDRRRLSQAFYRGAYVLLRASLLLSGAMAIALPELLQLLNPRWLPMVRTFRLMLVYAMLEGWVALAGGLLVATGHPAAMGRMALARLAFFLPGVVVGAWAGGIDGVALAADGMMALSALMLHRPLRETVDFSIWPLMGGPLLAWASAGGIGLLIEALSVPSSPLVRMLLKGMLFIGIYVGWLLAFEKGTWREAASWILMTRQRSAGLLQRPPQHPD
- a CDS encoding glycosyltransferase family 87 protein produces the protein MDFATYYVAARALWEGKDLYQIDGSQWFALGKESGIPTALGIYVYPPLFALLMTLLAWLPFSAAAMVWGAITWASFLGSAYLFARWVRLPTWPFLLCALLFLPVSVTMNYGQSNGILLFLILLAWLSLHAPSAWTQGWGAVALSIAIWVKMWPALLGLYFCLSRKFLRPLLWTGIAFLGLGGLQALILGSERWMRFLRVGFPDLLRLLMLQPPHNPLWRSFSGPLFDSARPHTMPLAALPFVLLVTWLLLRRSHLGSAYDLSLVLSPIPLIARFQEYHHLVLLLIPLWTLIAEGAKGTLPRLSWVLAMGGGMIVNAHWILGWLVVRRGLGIGAPLYTSYTLPLLGTFLIWMALTWSRLARQMEAPIIKRIRDEADAPASGDGE
- a CDS encoding glycosyltransferase family 4 protein, with product MKPMRPRLAMVSEEIRGDLIEPLRWVTRVELLHFYRHASYGDLDPEALADPSLRRYRGPADLLRALARARPDLLQGVDPFALRLMPILYTVFAVSRILGRPLLLVTLENRPLPIKYGQGARLLRPLLRPVFRWARRIVVLNEGARANVRWIGPFEGKTERRMYGTWGVDLERFTPERDGREPDFGPGPVLLFVGRLVEEKGVRDLMQAFPRVRARFPQAGLVLIGGGPLRAELEALSRRPPWAGAVRMLGPVRHQELPPYFRAADLVISPSRTTRKWAEQVGMVNLQAMACGVPVITTRSGAIPEYVPDGVAGRLVPEGDPEALADAILALLEDDALRHRLGRQGRTYALAHYDARQHVAAAEALWLALASPEAMP
- a CDS encoding glycosyltransferase family 39 protein, translated to MAGAGLSRSDALKAERRREQGLLLLFALCVLTFVASIPLPRADGHLIGSDGAFYYAYLPSLLLDGDLDFRNQYERSLPPDHPARSRISPTGIVPNPYPMGPALLWSPFFLVAHGLTQALRAGGTSLPADGYGPLYEGVTLLASMLYGFMALWMLYRLAARWFDPSAAWAAVVLLWFAGNAVYYMVAEPSMAHMTAMFAAALFFRCWLIARARDRGGDWLGLGAAGGLMLLVRPADAIFLIGPFVDRLLGRPLREALRGLPARALAFAGAAILVFLPQALAWGWMYGDLRQSSYLYGATEPLFRWTSPRMLEVLFSSWHGLFTWHPIYAFAVLGLAWAARRDRPLALALAAGFLAQVYLIGAWRDWTQGDAFGGRMFLSAMPAFVFGLSALLEALRRRGWLRPALAIGLLLILWNGLFMVQYRFGFIPMSASLTFRQLVIEKFLLPLELLRRLR